Genomic DNA from Streptomyces sp. GS7:
CCGGAGGCCGGCGGGCTGCGCACGCTGGAGATCGTCGGGGAGGTCGGCCCCCGGACGGAGGTCCTGGTCGGCGTCTTCACCCGGCGCGGCGAGCGGGACGCGTATCCGCCGGAGCACCCCCTCAACCGCCTCTGGGAGGCGCTCTCCTGGGAGAGCGAACGGTGGTGGCTGCGGCCCTGAACCGGTGGGCGCGGCGCCCGCGAGCTCCTGAGCAGGGGGTCCCGTACGGGATCCCCGGGAGGACCCCGTACGGGACGCCGCTCAGTCCGGCAGCCCGCGCTCCAGGGTCTCCGGCAGCGACCGCACGCACAGCAGCGAGACGACCGCCATCGCGCTGACGTACCAGCCCACCGACGCCGAGCCGAACGCCGGCTGGAGCCGGGTGGCGACCAGCGGGGCGACCGCGCCGCCCAGCACCCCGCCCAGGTTGTAGGCCAGCGACGCGCCCGAGTAGCGCACCGTCGTACCGAACAGCTCCGGCAGATACGCGCCCATCGGGCCGTAGACCACGCCCATGCAGAACAGCGCGCCCCCGATGCCCAGCGCGATCAGCACCGGCTGCCGGGTGTCCAGCAGCGGGAAGAGCACCGCTCCCCAGACGGCCGCGAGCCCGGCGCCGCCGAGGATCAGCCGGCGGCGCCCGGCGCCGTCCGAGCGGGTGGCCGCGAGCCAGGTGCCGGCCGCCAGGAAGAGGCAGGCGACCAGGGACAGGCCGAGCATGGTGGTCCGGGGGACACCGAGGGCGCCGGTGGCGTACGACAGGCAGTAGGTGGTCGCGGTGTAGAAGAGGCCGTACGCGACGACCATGCCGCCGGCGCCCAGCAGCAGTTCCCGCGGATGCCGCCGGAAGACCTCGACGGCCGGCACCCTGGCGGCCTCCTGGGCGTCCTGCACCTTCGCGAAGACCGGCGTCTCGCTGATCTTCAGCCGGACGAACAGCCCCACGCCGACCAGCAGGAACGACAGCAGGAACGGCACCCGCCAGCCCCACGAGCGGAACGCCGCGTCACTCATCCCCTCCGACAGCAGCCAGAACACCCCGGTCGCCGCGAAGAACCCCACGGAGGGCCCGAGTTGCGGGAAGGCGGCGTACAGCCCCCGTCGGCCGCGCGGGGCGTGCTCGACCGCCAGCAGCGCCGCCCCGCCCCACTCGCCGCCCAGCCCGATGCCCTGGAGGAAGCGCAGCAGGACCAGCAGCAGCGGCGCCCAGACGCCCAGCGTGCCGTAGCCGGGCAGCAGCCCGACGCACGCCGTGGACAGCCCCATCAGCAGCAGCGAGGCGACCAGTACGGACTTCCGCCCGACCCGGTCGCCGAAGTGCCCGAAGACCACCGAGCCGAGCGGCCGGGCGGCGAACGCCACGGCGTAGGTGGAGAAGGACGCGAGGGTGGCGTTGACCGGGGCGAGCGTCGGGAAGAACGCCTGGTTGAGTACCAGGGCCGCGGCGGTGCCGTAGATGTAGAAGTCGTAGAACTCGATGGCCGTTCCGATGAACGAGGCCACGGCGACCCGCCGCAGGCTCTCGCT
This window encodes:
- a CDS encoding MFS transporter, encoding MQSETTSHQATAPSVENSESLRRVAVASFIGTAIEFYDFYIYGTAAALVLNQAFFPTLAPVNATLASFSTYAVAFAARPLGSVVFGHFGDRVGRKSVLVASLLLMGLSTACVGLLPGYGTLGVWAPLLLVLLRFLQGIGLGGEWGGAALLAVEHAPRGRRGLYAAFPQLGPSVGFFAATGVFWLLSEGMSDAAFRSWGWRVPFLLSFLLVGVGLFVRLKISETPVFAKVQDAQEAARVPAVEVFRRHPRELLLGAGGMVVAYGLFYTATTYCLSYATGALGVPRTTMLGLSLVACLFLAAGTWLAATRSDGAGRRRLILGGAGLAAVWGAVLFPLLDTRQPVLIALGIGGALFCMGVVYGPMGAYLPELFGTTVRYSGASLAYNLGGVLGGAVAPLVATRLQPAFGSASVGWYVSAMAVVSLLCVRSLPETLERGLPD